A segment of the Vibrio sp. YMD68 genome:
CCCGTTAATTTGTTCACTTGGTAACCCACCACCATCGGGCGTTTTACCAACATGCATTCCAGCGCAACCGTCCCTGAAGCGAGCAATACCGCATCAGCAGCGGTCATAACATGACGCGCCGTATCTTCAATAATGACAAATTCGAGTTCAGGCGCCGTAGCCTGCCAAATACGTTCAAACTGCTCACGGCGCTTTTTATTGACCGCGGCGACCACAAACCCCATATCAGGGTGCTTTTTGTGGATTCGCTGGCAAGTTTCAATAAATGGTTTGGCAATTAGGGCTACTTCTCCGCCACGGCTTCCTGGCAGAACCGCAAGCCACTTTCTGTCTTGATCCAAATGTAACAACGATCTTGCTTGAGCTTTATCACTCTCAAGCGGGATAGCGTCTGCCAGTGTGTGCCCAATGAATTCACAAGCCACATTGTATTGATCATAAAACGCTTTTTCAAAAGGCAAAAATGCCAACACCAGATCCGTTGCCGCATCAATTTTGAAGATACGCTTAGGTCGCCAGGCCCACACGGAAGGGCTGACATAGTGAACCGTTTTTATTCCCGCGTCTTTCAGTGTTTTTTCTAATCTCAGATTGAAATCAGGGGCGTCTATTCCAACAAAAACATCCACTGGATTTTGGATAAAATACTGAACCAGCTCCTTTTTTACATTCAGTAATCGAGGCAGGCGGCCAAGCACTTCAACCAACCCCATGACGGCAAGCTCTTCCATTTCAAACAAAGATTCACAACCTTGAGCCATCATTTTTGGACCGCCAATACCGACAAATTCTGCGTCAGGATATTGGGCTTTGATAGATCGAATAAACCCTTCGCCTAAGGTGTCACCCGACAGTTCGCCAGCAACGATACCGATTCTTAAGGGCTTGTTAGTGTGTGTCGTCATTTATGTGGCACCTTTTGTTTGGAGACATTTTTCGGAATGGGTTGGCTTGTGTCATTGTTACTGGATTTAGCAACGGCCTTTCTGTTGATACTTAAAATAAAAAAGATCGCTGAATTTAGCGATCTTTTCTTAATGTTCTTAACGCAATTATCGAATGATACCGCGTTCCGAACTCTCAAGCATATCGATCATCGGCTTAATTGATGGGAACTCTGCCGCCATTTCAAGCAATACTGGTTTCGCTTCTTCTAGCGTTTTACCGGCACGGTAGATTTCCTTATACGCCTTCTGCAGTGCTCTGATCTCTGTTCTTTCAAAACCATTACGCTTCAAACCGACCAGGTTTAAGCCAAATGGTGTTGCGTGGTTTCCTTGCGCAAGCACATACGGAAGCACATCTTGCACGACAGCGGAACACCCACCCACGTAAGAGTACGCACCGACAGAACAAAAAGGATGGATAGCCGATAAAGCCATCACGCCGGCATGATCACCAACGGTAACATGACCACCTAAAATGGCGTTGTTGCCGATGTGAGTGTGGTTACCCACAATGACATCATGAGCGATGTGTGCATTAACACAAAGTAAGTTATCGTCACCAATCACTGTGGTCGCTTTATCTTGCGTTGTACCACGATGAATCTGAACACTTTCACGAATCACATTTCGGTCACCAACAACCACCGTTGTCGCCTCACCACCGTACTTTTTATCTTGATTCTCTTCACCAATAATGGCGTAAGGGAAAATACGATTATCTTTACCGATTGTCGTATTACCTTTGATCACGATGTGCGACATGATTTCGGTGTTCTCACCGATGACAACGTTTCCTGAAATATAGGTAAACGGCCCCACGGTCACATTGGCTTCGATTGTTACTTCACCCTCAATAACCGCTGATGGATGAATTTTTGCAGTTTCATGAATCATATTAGAACTCTCGGCGAGCACATTTTAGCTCAGCAGAACAGACCACGACACCATCGACAGTCGCTACACCATTAAAGGCAGCAATACCGCGACGCTCTTTAATAAATTCAACTTTAATCACCATTTGGTCACCAGGAACAACGGGTTTACGGAATTTCGCTTTATCAACACTCGCAAAATAGTAAAGCTCGTTGTCAGCTGGCGCACCAAACGATTTGAAACCCAATAGGCCCGTTGCTTGTGCCATGGCTTCTAGAATCAGCACACCTGGAAATACAGGCAGCTGTGGAAAATGACCGGTGAACTGTGGCTCGTTTACTGATACATTTTTAATCGCCGTTAAGTGTTTTGCTTCTTCATAATCCGTCACGCGGTCAATGAGTAAGAATGGGTAGCGATGAGGAAGTAACTCCTGAATTTCAGTAATGTTCATCGTTTTATTTTCAGTAGTCAAAGTCATATTCCTATTTCGTAAAACTTTAAAATTATTTGCTCAATATAATAGACGAAAAAGACTCGCTTTTCGCGAGCCTTTTCCTAGAAAGATGGAATTAGGATTCCGCTTTCGGTTCCAATTGTTTCTCGACAGCCTTCAAACGTTTGTTCATTTCATCAATGCGGTGAACACGCGTGGCCGTTTTTCGCCACTCACGATTAGGCTGCAATGGAATACCTGAAGAGTACATGCCTTTTTCAGAAATGCCTCTCATCACCATGCCCATACCGGTGATAGTGACCCCATCAACGATCTCAATATGCCCGTTGATAACCGTTCCGCCACCAATGATGCAATATTTACCTATGGTTGTACTGCCCGCGACAATCGTACCACCCGCCATTGCTGTACCATATCCGATGTGCACGTTGTGCGCGATTTGGATCTGATTATCAATAATAACGTTATCTTCAATCACCGTGTCATCTAACGCACCGCGATCTATGGTTGTACATGCGCCAATTTCCACACGATGACCAATTCGGACCGTACCTAGCTGAGGAATTTTGACCCACTCACCTTTTTCATTGGCATAACCAAAACCATCAGCACCAATAACAGTATTAGATTGAATTAAGCAATCACTGCCAATAGAGACACTATGGTAAATAGAAACATTCGCCCACAGTTGAGTGTTAGAGCCAATGGATGCATTCTTACCCACAAAACAGCCAGCACCGATAACCACGTTATCACTCAGCGTTACCCCTGATTCAATCGTGGCATTAGCACCGACAGAAACGTTCTGCCCGATGATGGAATCAGAAGCGATGACCGCAGAAGGTGCAATACCTTTTGCAGCAGATGGCGTGGTATCGAGAGCTTGAGCCACTTTTGCAAAGGCAATATAAGGATCGTCAACGACCAAAACATTGCCCTTAAAATGTTCGCGCTGCGCTTCTTTCACCATCACAACCGTCGCACGACAATCATTTAAGTGCTTGGCATACTTAACATTAGATAAAAAAGTGACGGTACCTTCAACGGCTTTGTCCATCGGAGCGACGGTAGACACAGTAGCGCTTGCGTCTCCATACAGTTCTCCACCCGTTATCGTAGCCAATTCGGCAAGTGTTAGTTTCAGCATATTATTTTAGTGAGTCGATAACTTTTTCAGAAATATTGTATTCAGGCTTCGCGTACTGTAAAGCCTGCGCTTCAATAATAAGGTCGTAACCTTCTTTTTCAGCCACTTTATTAACCGCGTCTTGAATCAGTTTAAACAATTTCTGTTTCTCTTCGGCTTCACGGCGTGCTGACGCTTGCTCTAACGACTTACCTTTGATTTGGAAGTTGCTTTCTAGTTGGCTAATCTCAATACGAAGTTTTTCAACTTCCTCTTGGCCAAGCAATTCACCATCACGCTGTAGCTTTTCTATTTTAGTCTTAGCTTGAGCTTGAATCGTTTGAAGCTCCGCTGCACGATCTTTGAACTCTTCTTGCATTTTTTGCAATACCACTTCTCGTTGCGGAAGTGCTTGAAAAATTTGAGCAGAATTAACATAACCTATTTTTTGTGCTGCTTCTGCTGCGTGTGCAAACATGGATGTGCTTAAAACAACAAGGCTAACACCAGCCGCTTTCATGATATTTTTCAAAGTATTTTCCTTTATTAGAAGGTTCTGCCAATAGTGAAAGTGAATACCTCTTCGTCATCACCCTCAAAACTCTTAATAGGTGATGCCAACGAGAAGACCAGAGGGCCCATCGGCGACATCCACTGTAATGCTGCGCCGTAAGACGCACGATAATTCGTTGGATCTGAGTAATCGTAATAGTAGTCACTGCCATATTCGGCACCTGAATCACGATAGTCAAACTCGGTATCCCACACACTTGCCGCATCAATAAATAAGCTCGTGCGAATTTGGCTGCGTACTTCATCTGACGCAAACGGTGTTGGGAAAATCAATTCCAGGCTGGCTAAAGCAACAGCGTTACCACCTACTGAGTCATCTGTCGCGGTATCTGTACCATTATTTGAGCCAGAGTAATCACGATAAACCGCTTTCGGCCCAGCTGAATTGGACCCAAAACCACGCAGCGAAGTAAAGCCACCCGCGTAGTAGTTCTCATAGAATGGGAACAAATTGTCTTGCCCATCGGTTTGTCCGTAGCCATTGCCGTAGCCTAAGCGACCGCGCATCAACAAGGCGAAGTCATGCTTTTGCGTCAACGGGAAGTACTGGCGAATATCATACTGAACTTTGAAGTACTGTACGTCAGAGCCAGGTACGGTCATTTTATAAAATGCTCGTTGGTGATTACCCGCAGTCGGGAAGTAACCACGGTTTAATTGGTTACGAGTCCAGGAAATATTAATATCGAAGTCATTGGTATTCAATGAGCCTGAATCATCAATATTACTGGCTTGCGACGCTAAGAATTGCTCAACTTGCAAGTAAGGCGATAAGTTACCGATCTTGTTATGGGTATAGCCTACACCCAGTTCAAAAAAGTTCACCTCATTCGCCCAGCTACCCAGTGTCATGCTGACCCCGTAGCTTTCATTGGTATAATCAACGATACCCGCTTCAGAAGCTTCAAATTCGTTGTAGAAGATTTTACCACCCAGACTGACACCATCGAGCGTCCAATACGGGTCACGGTAATCTAAACTGACGTTCTTTTGGTAATCATTCATCATCGCGTTTATGCCCACACGATTACCTGAACCAATAAAGTTATCTTGCTGCAAACCGACTTGGAAGCTCACACCCGATTCAGTACCGTAGCCGACACCAAAGTTAATGCTGCCTGAGTTCGCTTCTTTCACATCATAAACAAGATCAACCTGGTCTTCACTTCCAGGAACACGCACGGTTTGTACGTTTACCGTTTCAAAGAAACCTAATCGATTTAATCGAGTCTTACCTGTTTCTATTGATTTTGAGTTTAACCAGCTTCCTTCCATCTGACGCATTTCACGACGCAAAACTTCATCACGCGTTGAGTTGTTACCGACAAATCGAATATCACGGACATAGATACGATTACCCGCTTCGACGTCAATCACTAGCGAAACTTCGTTCGTTTCATCATTAAAATCGGGCAAGGTTCTGACTTGCGGATACGCATAACCGGCTTCACCTAGAACACGCTTGATCTCTTCTTCTAGCTGGGTAACCGATGAACCGTTGTAAACCGAACCTAAATCGAACGGAATCATCTCTTCAAATTCAGATCTCTTACCGATCAGTTCACCACGGAAGCTAACATCTTTAATCGTATAAGCGTCACCTTCGTTAATACCTAAAGTAATGTATACGCCTTTTTTGTCAGGAGAGATTGCCACCTGCGTAGAGTCTACTTGAAACTTCAAGTAACCACGATCCAAATAGAACGAGCGAAGTGATTCGATATCAGCAGCCAAGACTTGCTTCTGGTATTTGTCATCCGCGAGGAAGTTCCACCATGCAACGTCAACATTCAAGTTAAAACGCCCGACCAGCTCTTTATCGTTAAAGACTGTATTACCAATAAAGTTAATTTGCTTGATTTTAGCGGAAACACCTTCGGTAAAAACAAACTTCAAATCAGAACGATTTCGCGGTAAAGGCGTGACAACAGCCTGAACCGTCGCGTTGTATTTACCCACGCTGTAATAGAAATCTTCGAGACCTTTCTCGATATTAGCGAGAGTTGTCCGATCAAGTGCTTCACCTTGTCGAATACCTGAAGCATCTAAGTTTTGCTGAAGCTGCTCTTCTTTGATCGCTTTGTTACCTGAAAAAGAGATACTGGCAATGGTAGGGCGCTCTTTCACTTGAATAACGAGCACATCGTTATCACGTAAAACTTGAACATCTTCGAAATTACCCGATGCATAGAGAGATTGAATAATCTCAGCAACATTTTGACTGTCGATCTCATCGCCAATTCGGACGGGCATCTGCAGTAACGCTGCACCAAGTGCCACACGTTGTAATCCGTCGATCTTGATATCTTGAACAACAAAGTTCTCTGCGCTATTTGCCGATACGCTTGTTGCTAACAACGTTGCAAACAGAATCTTTTTAATCGCCATATTTGTCTTAGCTATTCCTTTACTACACTACAACCTGAGCCTTGCTTACAGGCGAGAAAAATCATTAAAAATTGCGATTGCCATAAATGACAAAATAACAGCACCACCGATTCGAAAACCCATTTCTTGTACCTTTTCTGGTACTGGGCGACGAATGATTGCTTCAATAGCAAAAAACAGCAAATGACCACCGTCTAACATTGGCAATGGTACTAAATTAATAATGCCTAAATTGATGCTGATGAGCGCTAAAAAGCCTAAAAAGTACACGAGCCCGTAATCAGCGGTTGTACCAGCCCCTTTTGCGATAGAAATTGGGCCACTCAAATTATTGAGACCGACATCACCGACCACCAATTTTTTCAACATGGTCGCCGTTAAATTAATAACCTGACCGGTTTTCTCAATCGACTTACTGATAGATTCAAATACACCATATTGCAGTTCAAATCGATATTTTTCAGGCCATTCTGAGACTTCCGAAGCGATTCCCGCAAAACCTATCGACTTGCCCTGGTGATCATCGCGACGACCGGGAGTTAATGTGATAGTACGATTTTCATTGTCTCGTTCAATCAATAATTCAATCGGTTGTTCTGGGTTACTTTGAATGACCTCAACCAGCTGCTGCCAATTGTTCAATTCAACCTGGTCTGCTGCAAGCAGTGTATCCCCCACTTGCAGTCCTGCACGAGCACCAGCACTGCCCTCTGAAACATTAGCCAACGTCATGGAAACTTCTGGTCGATAGGGCATAAACCCTAATGTCCCCATAGCAGACTGCTTTTCTGGGTCAAAGTTCCACTCAGACAAATCAAGTGTCTTAATTTGTGATACGCCCACAGCTTCTTCTGACGATACCGTGAACGTTAAGTTATCATCGCCAATATGAGCAATGATACCCATATTCACCGATTCCCAATCACGAGTTTTGACGCCAGAGACAGCGGTAAGTTCCATACCCGGCTTTAGGCCTGCTTTCGCTGCAATAGAATAAGGTGTCACTTCACCAATCACCGGTTTAACCGCGGGAACACCCATTAAAAAAACCGCCCAATAGGCGAAAATAGCGAATAGGAAATTAAATATTGGTCCAGCAGCGACAATGGCTGTTCTTTGTAATAACGGCTTTTTATCGAAAGCCACATGGTATTGCTCAGGGGGAATCTCATCAACACGGCTGTCTACCATTTTGACATAGCCGCCAAGAGGGATCATTGAAAGGCTGTATTCTGTTCCATCCTTCCCGACCTTACGCCATAGAGACTTGCCAAAGCCAATCGAAAACTTTTCGACTTTGACTCCGCAGCGGCGAGCAACCCAAAAATGACCAAATTCATGCACGGCGACTAGAATGCCTAGCGCAATCACAAAGGAGGCAAAATTCCACAGTATTCCTGTCATGCTGTATGCTCTCGTAATATTTGATTCGTCATTTCCCGAGCCATCTTATCTACCTCAAGCAAGCTTTCCAAGTCCAATGGCGCGGAATAAGAGTCAGTTGCACAGACTTTAGACATGACGGCTTCATTAACTCGAGCGATATCGGTAAACCCTAATTGTCGTTGTAAGAAAGCCTCAACCGTTACTTCATTGGCTGCATTTAGCGCAGTGGTCAGGTGCTGGCCTTCATAACAAGCGTCTATCGCCAGCTTCAAACACGGGTAGCGAGAATAATCAGGCTCTAAGAAAGTCAGCTCACTAAGGCGGGTAAAATCTAGAGCAGAAACGCCGGAGCTCACGCGTTGTGGGTAAGCCATTGCCGATGCTATTGGAGTAGCCATATCAGGCTCTCCCATCTGGGCGATCACGGACCCATCGCGAAATTGAACCATAGAATGAATAACCGATTGGGGATGGATGATCACTTTCAGTTCAGACTGATTGGCATTAAACAACCACTTCGCCTCGATATACTCCAGCCCTTTATTCATCATTGTTGCTGAATCGACTGAAATTTTGGGCCCCATCGACCAGTTGGGGTGAGCAATCGCCTGCTCAGGTGTGACATTAACCAGCGATGAGACATCGGTATAACGAAATGGACCGCCCGAGCCCGTTAATAAGATATGTTGAACACCGTGCTGTGTGAGATCGCAATGGCCTAAGGTTGTTTGAATCTCACTTGGCAAGCATTGAAAAATGGCATTGTGCTCGCTATCCACAGGAAGCAGTTCTGCGCCATGCTGTTTCACCGCATCAATAAAAAGCTGACCAGACATGACCAAGGCTTCTTTGTTCGCCAGTAACACTCGCTTGCCCGCTTTAATCGCTGCCATCGTTGGCAGCAATCCAGCGGCCCCAACAATAGCGGCCATAACCGTATCAACTTCATTAAATTCAGCAACGTGACACGTTGCTTCAGGCCCAGCTAAAACCTCTATACCAGGGGCGGTAGATGATAGCTTAGCTTTCAATAAAGAGGCGGCTTTTAGATCCGCCATGACCGCGTATTTCGGTTGCCACCTAAGGCACAACTCCAGCATTTTATCCACATTGCTGCTTGCGGCTAAAGCCACCACAGAGAATTGCTCGGGGTTCTGCTCTACCACTTTTAATGTGCTTGCACCAATTGAGCCTGTGGCGCCTAAAATCGTCAGCTTACGCATCGCTATAACCGTAAATTAGAGAGGTAAGTCAACACTTACCTATTCATTAAAAGATGAAGTAAAGAAAAGCAAAAACAGGGAACGCTGCCGTTAAACTATCTATTCTGTCTAAAACCCCACCGTGACCTGGGATAATATTGCTGCTGTCTTTGATGCCAGAAACACGCTTAAACATACTTTCGACCAAGTCACCCAGCACTGAAATAATCACGGTTATTAGTGTAATCACTATCATAGAAGCGGAACTCGTAAATTCGATTCCAAACCATTGCGCGGTAAACCAGCCAACGATGATAGCCGTAATAATTCCACCGATGAGCCCCTCTATCGTTTTGTTTGGGCTGACGGATGGCGCCATTTTTCTTTTTCCAAACGCTCTTCCAGCAAAGTATGCTCCACTATCCGCCGCCCAGACAATCAAGCACACAAATAGAACAAGCTTTGCGCCATAATAGGCATCTGTTTCAATACCTTGAGCTCGTAATATCAAAATGCTCCATAAGAAAGGAAGAAGTGTTAGCAAGCCAAAAGCGTGTCTTAAAAAGTTAGAAGCTTGCCAAGATTGGCGAGAGCGTGGGTAAGTAATCGCGAGCGCACTGGCATAAAGCCACCAAGCGCTGCCTAACGCCAACACAAAATAATGCGTAGGCAGTAACGCATTCAAGCTTTTTGCATCAAAGGCAATGACAACAAAGCTGAATGCGGTGATGAGTAATGAAGGAACTAATGCACGGAGACGAGATTTGTGCTCGACAAATTGCGTCCATTCCCAGAAGCCTATCCCAGTAACTGCCGCGATCGCGATGACAAATAAAAACAGCGGAAGCTCAAAAATCCCTAAGATCACCAGGGGAGCTAAGATAAGTGCGGTAATAATTCGTTGCTTCAAACTAATGGATCCTTTATTAATTTTCCATCAATGCTTTGATTTGGTTTCCTGTACACCCAAAACGGCGCTCACGATTAACAAACCAAGTCACTGCTTCAATTAGGTTATCTTCACTAAATTCTGGCCAATAAATGGGTGTGAAGTAAAGCTCTGCATAAGCTAATTGCCATAACATAAAGTTACTGATTCGACACTCTCCACCCGTTCGGATCAGCAAATCAACATCCGGAATATCGCACATGGTTAAATGAGATGAAATAAGATCTTCATTGATCAGGTCTGAACTGAGCTTCCCCTGTTCAACTTCTTTCGCAAGCTTTTTCATTGCCTGCGTAATGTCCCACTGGCCACCATAATTTGCGGCAATATTAATGACCATGCCCGTATTGTCTGCCGTTTTTTCTTCGGCTTGGCTGATCTTTTTCTGTAAACGTTCACTGAAGCGACTTTTGTCACCAATAATACGTAAACGAAGATTATTTTTATGCAGCTTTTTTATCTCTGTTGATAATACAGTGATAAACAACTCCATCAATACACCGACTTCTTCCTCCGGTCGTCGCCAGTTTTCACTGCTAAAGGCGAATAACGTGACGGCTTCAATACCTAGTCTGGCTGCGGTGCTGATGGTCTTACGAACTGCGGTAACACCATTCTTATGGCCAAAAACTCTCGGCTTACCTTGGGCTTCAGCCCAGCGACCATTACCATCCATTATAACGGCAATGTGTTTAGGTAGCGCTTCGGTTGATAACTGAGTATTTAACATAGAGGCTGTTCGATGGGTTGAAGTGAATATAGAATAAAAAAGCGCTGTGCCATTTACACAGCGCTTCTAGAGACAATCAAAGTGCTTACTTACACTTCCATTAGTTCTTTTTCTTTAACAGCTAACGTTTCGTCTACTTTTTTAATCGCAGAGTCAGTCAACTTTTGAATGTCGTCTTGTGCTTTACGTTCTTCATCTTCAGAGATGTCTTTATCTTTTAGAAGACCTTTTAAATCACCGTTGGCGTCGCGACGGATATTACGAATAGCAACACGACCGCCTTCAGCTTCACCACGAACAATTTTAACTAAGTCTTTACGACGCTCTTCAGTTAACGGTGGTAATGGAACACGAATCACTGTACCCGCTGACATTGGGTTCAAACCTAGATCAGAAGCGAGAATCGCTTTCTCAACTTTAGGTGCAAGCTCTCTATCAAATACAGTGATAGACAAAGTACGTGCATCTTCCGCTACAACGTTCGCTACCTGATTTAATGGCGTTGGTGCTCCGTAGTACTCGACTGAAAGGCCAGCAAGTAAGCTTGGGTGTGCACGACCGGTACGAATTTTTGTCAGGTTATTTTTTAGCGCTTCGACGCTTTTTTCCATGCGCTCTTGCGCGTCTGTTTTAATCTCGTTGATCACAATTTCACCTTGATTTTCATTCTTAGTATAGGAAAGCCATTTAGGGCTCTAAGCTAAGGTCTACTACCACCATACACTTGTGATAGTAATACGTACATTAATCGACGTCGCTGATTAATGTACCTTCCGTTTCGCCCATAACCACGCGACGCAATGCGCCTGGTTTGTTCATATTGAACACTCGAATTGGCATTTTGTGGTCACGTGCTAGCGTAAACGCCGCCAAATCCATGACTTTAAGTTCTTTTTCAAGAATAGTGTTGTAAGACAGCGTATCATACAACTCTGCATCAGGGTTAGCTACTGGGTCAGCAGTAAATACACCGTCTACTTTTGTCGCTTTGAGAACCACGTCAGCTTCAATCTCAATTCCGCGCAAACATGCAGCAGAATCTGTTGTGAAAAACGGGTTGCCTGTTCCAGCTGAAAAAATTACAACACGACCATGACGTAACTGGCTGATTGCATCGGCCCAGTTATAGTCGTCGCAGACACCTTTAAGTGGGATAGCAGACATAACACGTGCATTAACATAAGCACGGTGAAGCGCATCACGCATTGCCAAGCCATTCATTACTGTTGCCAACATTCCCATGTGATCACCCACGACACGGTTCATGCCAGCTTCTGCAAGACCCGCACCTCTAAAGAGGTTACCACCACCGATTACTACGCCAACTTGAACACCAAGTTCAACCAATTCTTTTACTTCTTGAGCCATGCGATCAAGGATTGCAGGATCAATACCAAAACCTTCTTCGCCTTGCAGCGCTTCGCCACTCAGTTTTAACAGGATACGTTGATACGCAGGTTTAGGGTTCGTAGTCATGGAGTTTACCTTCCAAAAAGTGATAGTTTTGATTAACGGTCATGAATAAATACTGAGTGTTGTGTGCGCTGCCAATATTCATTGATCACTGAAATCGTCAAATGCTTTTCGCAAAAAGACCGCAGCCTTGGCTACGGTCTAATAATTAAGCATACAAAAGGATTAACCTTTTTGAACCGCTGCTACTTCTTCAGCAAAGCTCATTTCAGCTGCTTTCTCGATACCTTCACCAACTTCTAGACGAACAAAGTCAGTAACCGTTGCGCTTCTTTCTTTAAGAATGTCGCCAACTGTTTTCTTAGGTTCCATGATGAAAGCTTGACCTGTTAGAGAGATTTCGCCTGTGAATTTCTTCATGCGGCCGATAACCATTTTCTCAGCGATTTCTTGAGGTTTACCTTCATTCATCGCGATCTCAACTTGAACCGCTTTCTCTTTAGCAACTACATCAGCAGGTACGTCAGATGGGTTCAAGAATTCAGGCTTAGAAGCAGCAACGTGCATAGCCACGTGCTTAAGTGTTTCAGCATCGCCTTCACCAGCAACAACTACACCGATTTTCTCACCGTGACGGTAAGAAGCGATAGCTGCACCTTCAACGAACTGTACGCGACGGATGCCGATATTTTCACCAATTTTGGTTACTAGAGCAATACGTGCGTCTTCAAACTTAGCTTGAAGTGCTTCAATGTCTAGACGTTCAGCTAGAGCAACTTCAGCAACTTCGTTAGCAAAGGCTAGGAAGCCTGCATCTTTTGCTACGAAGTCAGTTTGGCAGTTTACTTCAAGAAGCGCAGCAACACCGTCAGCTTCTTTAATAATGATTGTGCCTTCTGCAGCAACGTTACCAGCTTTCTTAGCTGCTTTCGCTGCGCCAGATTTACGCATATTTTCAATCGCTAGCTCAATGTCGCCTTCAGCAGCAACAAGTGCTTTTTTACATTCCATCATGCCCGCAGCTGTGCGTTCACGAAGTTCTTTTACTAGAGCAGCAGTTACAGTTGCCATTCTCTATTCCTCAGTTAATTCGAAATAAGGTAAAAATCAGGGGCCTATATTGGGCCCCCGATGCTAACTAATACTTAATCGATACATGCTTTACAAGATGTACCCATTTAGCATGGCTCAGAGCCGCTATTATTCAGCTTCTACGAAACCGTCTTTTTCACCAGCAAGAGCAGCTACATCTTTGTTACGACCTTCAACAACTGTTTGTGCAACAGCGTTTAGGTAAAGTTGTATTGCACGGATTGCATCATCATTACCAGGAATGATGTAGTCAACGCCGTCTGGGTTAGAGTTAGTATCAACGATAGCGTAAACTGGGATACCTAGGTTGTTAGCTTCTTTAACTGCAATGTGCTCGTGATCAGCATCGATTACGAATAGAGCGTCTGGTAGGCCGCCCATATCTTTGATACCACCAAGTGATTTCTCTAGCTTCTCCATTTCACGAGTACGCATTAGAGCTTCTTTCTTAGTAAGTTTATCAAAAGTACCGTCTTGAATTTGAACTTCTAGCTCTTTAAGACGTTTGATAGACTGACGAACAGTTTTGTAGTTTGTTAGCATACCACCTAACCAACGGTGGTTAACGTAAAACTGGTTGCTAGCTACAGCAGCTTCTTTTACAGCTTCAGATGCAGCGCGCTTAGTACCAACAAAAAGAACTTTACCTTTTTTCTCGCCAACTTTAGCTAGTTCAGCTAGAGCTTCGTTGAACAT
Coding sequences within it:
- the fabZ gene encoding 3-hydroxyacyl-ACP dehydratase FabZ; translated protein: MTTENKTMNITEIQELLPHRYPFLLIDRVTDYEEAKHLTAIKNVSVNEPQFTGHFPQLPVFPGVLILEAMAQATGLLGFKSFGAPADNELYYFASVDKAKFRKPVVPGDQMVIKVEFIKERRGIAAFNGVATVDGVVVCSAELKCARREF
- the lpxB gene encoding lipid-A-disaccharide synthase, with translation MTTHTNKPLRIGIVAGELSGDTLGEGFIRSIKAQYPDAEFVGIGGPKMMAQGCESLFEMEELAVMGLVEVLGRLPRLLNVKKELVQYFIQNPVDVFVGIDAPDFNLRLEKTLKDAGIKTVHYVSPSVWAWRPKRIFKIDAATDLVLAFLPFEKAFYDQYNVACEFIGHTLADAIPLESDKAQARSLLHLDQDRKWLAVLPGSRGGEVALIAKPFIETCQRIHKKHPDMGFVVAAVNKKRREQFERIWQATAPELEFVIIEDTARHVMTAADAVLLASGTVALECMLVKRPMVVGYQVNKLTGWIAQKLSITEFVSLPNVLAGKELVKEFIQEECHPDFLFPALESVLDSDNSALIEKFTEMHQWIKKDADQQAAKAVLALIGRV
- the lpxA gene encoding acyl-ACP--UDP-N-acetylglucosamine O-acyltransferase, whose product is MIHETAKIHPSAVIEGEVTIEANVTVGPFTYISGNVVIGENTEIMSHIVIKGNTTIGKDNRIFPYAIIGEENQDKKYGGEATTVVVGDRNVIRESVQIHRGTTQDKATTVIGDDNLLCVNAHIAHDVIVGNHTHIGNNAILGGHVTVGDHAGVMALSAIHPFCSVGAYSYVGGCSAVVQDVLPYVLAQGNHATPFGLNLVGLKRNGFERTEIRALQKAYKEIYRAGKTLEEAKPVLLEMAAEFPSIKPMIDMLESSERGIIR
- the lpxD gene encoding UDP-3-O-(3-hydroxymyristoyl)glucosamine N-acyltransferase, with amino-acid sequence MLKLTLAELATITGGELYGDASATVSTVAPMDKAVEGTVTFLSNVKYAKHLNDCRATVVMVKEAQREHFKGNVLVVDDPYIAFAKVAQALDTTPSAAKGIAPSAVIASDSIIGQNVSVGANATIESGVTLSDNVVIGAGCFVGKNASIGSNTQLWANVSIYHSVSIGSDCLIQSNTVIGADGFGYANEKGEWVKIPQLGTVRIGHRVEIGACTTIDRGALDDTVIEDNVIIDNQIQIAHNVHIGYGTAMAGGTIVAGSTTIGKYCIIGGGTVINGHIEIVDGVTITGMGMVMRGISEKGMYSSGIPLQPNREWRKTATRVHRIDEMNKRLKAVEKQLEPKAES
- a CDS encoding OmpH family outer membrane protein, giving the protein MKNIMKAAGVSLVVLSTSMFAHAAEAAQKIGYVNSAQIFQALPQREVVLQKMQEEFKDRAAELQTIQAQAKTKIEKLQRDGELLGQEEVEKLRIEISQLESNFQIKGKSLEQASARREAEEKQKLFKLIQDAVNKVAEKEGYDLIIEAQALQYAKPEYNISEKVIDSLK